A single genomic interval of Chloroherpetonaceae bacterium harbors:
- the prpB gene encoding methylisocitrate lyase, which translates to MTWLVQHRSQVSAGARLKTRLLQPAIIKAPGVFNALVALCAKQVGFDTAYFSGAAFSASMGMPDLGLFTLSELADAVRAIVRASDLPLIVDVDTGFGETLNVMRTVKELEEAGAAAVQIEDQVMPKKCGHLDGKEIITAEEMIEKIRAAKSVRKEMLIVARTDAKAIAGIGETIRRANLYAEAGADLIFPEALQSEEEFKLAAKEIQAPLLANMTEFGKTPYISAQQFEDWGYKVVIYPVTSLRVAMKAVEGVFKELLESGTQEKWLERMQTRKELYELIRYHDYESVDKTFALERKF; encoded by the coding sequence ATGACTTGGCTGGTGCAACATCGCTCACAAGTGTCGGCAGGAGCGCGCTTAAAGACGCGACTCTTGCAGCCCGCAATTATCAAAGCGCCTGGCGTGTTCAATGCGCTGGTGGCGCTCTGCGCCAAACAAGTAGGCTTCGACACAGCTTACTTTTCGGGTGCTGCTTTTTCTGCCTCAATGGGCATGCCAGACTTGGGGCTTTTTACGCTCTCCGAATTAGCCGATGCAGTGCGTGCGATTGTGCGCGCCAGTGATTTGCCGCTCATCGTGGATGTGGACACAGGCTTTGGCGAGACGCTTAATGTGATGCGCACCGTGAAAGAACTCGAGGAAGCAGGCGCTGCCGCAGTGCAGATTGAAGACCAAGTGATGCCAAAAAAGTGCGGTCATTTGGACGGAAAGGAAATTATCACAGCTGAAGAGATGATTGAGAAAATTCGTGCGGCAAAATCCGTGCGCAAGGAAATGCTGATTGTGGCACGCACTGACGCCAAGGCGATTGCTGGCATTGGCGAGACCATTCGCCGGGCAAACCTGTATGCTGAAGCAGGTGCGGACCTGATTTTCCCCGAAGCCCTGCAAAGCGAGGAAGAGTTCAAATTGGCAGCAAAGGAAATCCAAGCACCGCTGCTGGCGAATATGACAGAGTTTGGCAAAACGCCCTACATCTCAGCACAGCAGTTCGAAGACTGGGGATACAAGGTCGTAATTTACCCCGTAACCTCGCTTCGAGTAGCGATGAAAGCCGTAGAAGGTGTCTTCAAGGAACTTTTGGAAAGCGGCACCCAAGAAAAGTGGCTTGAGCGTATGCAGACGCGCAAAGAGCTATACGAGCTGATTCGCTATCACGACTATGAATCAGTGGACAAAACCTTTGCACTGGAGCGAAAATTCTAA
- a CDS encoding DUF433 domain-containing protein — MRREIGKYIFSDPKVGEGELRFKGTRIPVSRVLELIAEGYSLEAAAAAFHHRISKEAVAEAVMLAAKALEKIYEPSGRKHTRARGSKAATL, encoded by the coding sequence ATGCGGCGAGAAATTGGCAAATACATTTTTAGCGACCCAAAAGTAGGCGAAGGCGAACTGCGCTTTAAAGGCACGCGTATTCCTGTATCTCGAGTATTAGAGCTGATTGCCGAAGGATATTCGCTTGAAGCAGCGGCAGCAGCTTTTCATCACCGCATCTCCAAAGAAGCGGTAGCCGAAGCAGTGATGCTTGCGGCAAAGGCTCTGGAAAAAATTTATGAACCTTCTGGACGAAAACATACCCGAGCCAGAGGCTCAAAAGCTGCGACGCTTTAA
- a CDS encoding DUF5989 family protein: MDIFKDLFQFLAERKKWWLAPIIVVLLFLGVLIVLGGGTAIAPFIYTLF; encoded by the coding sequence ATGGACATCTTCAAAGATTTATTTCAGTTTTTAGCAGAGCGCAAAAAGTGGTGGTTAGCGCCTATTATCGTGGTGCTGCTGTTTCTTGGCGTGTTGATTGTTCTGGGCGGCGGCACTGCAATCGCACCCTTCATCTACACATTGTTTTAG
- the alr gene encoding alanine racemase — MRKCAKLYLCENFAITLNTLLNATDLIAAQAHSTRSASSPAESHTLLPHLSQAVISLRHLRQNVRALKQWIGQREIMAIVKANGYGHGVEGIAKPLVSEGVSHFGVANISEAIHLRHVLQKQAVRQPVHILAFASALPEHLPLYLQHDIELSISDERLFRCAETVAASFGKPIVAHLKIDTGMGRLGVAPSEALALAEKIFHSPFVKLKALYTHFASSGVDCEFTRTQLSTYLSLVREFEHRTQRRVLRHAANSGAILTERASHLDMVRPGILLYGYAPSSDFKVTMPLQPVMQLQSRVMFIKWVEQGTTISYGRQWRAPRRTRIATVSIGYADGYPRALSNKATVWIRGKPFPQVGAVTMDAIMVDLGTDESVQVGDEVVLFGWNAEPVNSLAERIGTIGYEMLCAVSPRVARVWVE, encoded by the coding sequence TTGAGAAAATGTGCAAAGCTGTATCTTTGCGAAAACTTTGCTATCACGCTGAACACTTTGCTAAACGCAACGGACTTAATTGCAGCACAGGCTCACTCGACGCGCTCTGCTTCGTCGCCTGCAGAATCGCATACCTTACTGCCTCACCTGTCGCAAGCGGTGATTTCTCTCCGCCACCTTCGGCAAAATGTGCGCGCCCTGAAGCAGTGGATTGGTCAGCGAGAGATAATGGCGATTGTCAAGGCAAACGGGTATGGGCACGGCGTAGAAGGCATTGCCAAGCCGCTGGTCTCGGAGGGTGTGTCTCACTTTGGTGTCGCAAACATCAGCGAAGCCATACATCTTCGCCATGTGTTGCAAAAGCAAGCCGTGCGTCAGCCTGTGCATATTCTTGCGTTTGCTTCTGCCCTACCTGAGCATTTGCCGCTTTATCTCCAGCACGATATTGAGCTTTCAATCAGCGATGAGCGGCTATTTCGCTGTGCAGAAACAGTTGCTGCCAGCTTCGGCAAGCCAATCGTAGCGCATCTAAAAATTGACACAGGAATGGGCCGCTTGGGCGTAGCTCCCTCTGAAGCACTTGCACTTGCTGAAAAGATATTTCACTCGCCTTTCGTTAAACTAAAAGCGCTCTATACGCATTTTGCATCCAGCGGCGTGGACTGTGAGTTTACACGCACGCAGCTATCCACTTACCTTTCGCTGGTGCGTGAGTTTGAGCATCGCACACAGAGACGGGTTCTAAGGCATGCTGCCAACAGTGGCGCAATTCTAACTGAAAGAGCCTCGCACTTGGATATGGTGCGCCCCGGCATTTTGCTCTACGGCTATGCACCCAGCTCCGACTTCAAGGTTACTATGCCGCTTCAACCTGTGATGCAGCTGCAGTCTCGCGTGATGTTCATCAAGTGGGTTGAGCAAGGCACCACCATCAGCTATGGACGTCAATGGCGTGCACCACGCCGCACACGTATTGCTACTGTCTCGATAGGATACGCCGATGGCTACCCGCGCGCGCTGTCGAACAAAGCGACTGTCTGGATTCGCGGCAAGCCTTTTCCACAGGTCGGTGCCGTTACAATGGACGCTATAATGGTTGACTTAGGCACCGATGAATCGGTGCAGGTTGGTGATGAAGTGGTACTTTTTGGCTGGAATGCAGAGCCGGTTAATAGCTTGGCTGAGCGCATCGGCACAATTGGCTACGAAATGCTGTGTGCTGTGTCGCCCCGTGTTGCTCGCGTCTGGGTAGAATAA
- a CDS encoding SxtJ family membrane protein, translating into MHLSHKAELAIVTGFLVLFLIFQQAWLVYVACTFGIAFLLSATLTRVILWAWFKLSEALGYLSQRILLSTLFFLLLTPLALLRRLQHKNPLFLHAPPPNSMFKARLHRFSRIDFEKTW; encoded by the coding sequence ATGCACTTATCGCACAAGGCAGAGTTAGCGATTGTAACAGGGTTTCTTGTGCTGTTTTTGATTTTTCAGCAGGCGTGGTTGGTGTATGTTGCCTGTACGTTCGGCATTGCCTTTCTCCTTTCCGCTACGCTTACGCGTGTCATTCTCTGGGCGTGGTTCAAGCTATCAGAGGCATTAGGTTACCTAAGTCAGCGCATTCTGCTCTCTACTCTCTTCTTTCTACTGCTCACGCCGCTGGCACTTTTGCGACGTTTGCAGCACAAGAATCCCCTCTTTCTGCACGCTCCGCCACCGAACTCCATGTTCAAAGCGCGCTTACACAGATTTAGCCGCATAGACTTTGAAAAGACGTGGTAG
- a CDS encoding DUF4249 domain-containing protein, whose product MFVSASCQDPIQLDLPTEAPRLVVEGIIERKVGEPDSAFQRIKLTKSIAFLAGVRPPLVRNAQVSVIRSDGVETPFVFSERDSAYITTSLVVQENFGYRLRILYDGEVYETGLDSARRGGKIDSIYQKPRRNNVFAPTRGLTVAVDFTDPAEVRNFYFIKLFKNGRDTQEITPGNQFSSIRSDEFFNGQTLRGLEPPGNILFQPGDTALVKVISIGESLFEYLRALFIQTQGGGGGTFNPPPAPIRSNVLNRTNPERYPLGYFGVGWTSQRKLIIRPQPQ is encoded by the coding sequence TTGTTTGTCTCTGCCTCGTGCCAAGACCCTATTCAATTAGACTTGCCAACTGAGGCGCCACGCTTGGTGGTGGAAGGCATCATTGAGCGTAAAGTAGGCGAGCCTGATTCAGCGTTTCAGCGCATCAAGCTCACAAAGAGCATTGCATTTCTTGCAGGCGTGCGCCCGCCCCTTGTGCGCAATGCGCAAGTCAGTGTCATTCGTTCCGATGGTGTGGAAACTCCGTTTGTCTTTTCAGAACGCGACAGTGCATACATTACTACTTCGTTGGTTGTGCAAGAAAACTTTGGCTACCGCTTGCGCATTCTCTACGATGGCGAGGTTTATGAAACAGGCCTTGATAGCGCACGGCGCGGCGGCAAGATAGACTCCATTTATCAAAAACCGCGTCGCAACAACGTTTTTGCTCCTACGCGCGGCCTAACCGTTGCGGTCGACTTTACAGACCCAGCAGAGGTGCGGAATTTCTACTTCATCAAGCTCTTCAAGAATGGGCGCGATACGCAGGAGATTACTCCCGGCAATCAATTTTCTTCAATTCGTTCTGACGAGTTTTTCAACGGTCAGACTTTGCGTGGCTTAGAGCCGCCGGGTAACATTCTCTTTCAGCCGGGTGATACAGCGCTGGTAAAAGTTATCTCTATTGGTGAGTCGCTCTTCGAGTACCTGCGAGCACTTTTCATTCAAACGCAGGGAGGTGGTGGCGGCACTTTCAATCCGCCCCCTGCACCTATTCGCTCCAATGTCCTTAACCGCACCAATCCTGAGCGATACCCACTTGGATACTTTGGTGTTGGCTGGACTTCGCAGCGAAAGCTCATCATTCGCCCTCAACCGCAATGA
- a CDS encoding ABC transporter permease has translation MQAALPKWVEWSKPLLAIFAAFGLSAVLIALIGQDPIEIYEKLFSRTLGTGYGIGQVLYKATPLVLTGLAVAIPYKAGLFNIGGEGQAMMGAFFCALVGASLSPSLPAWLAVSICLGVSALIGSLWAAIAGFLRARFGISEVIATIMLNFVAQAIVSYWLSQVALPGTTRTADIPDAAWLPRLSFLVATARSPLNAAIFLSVLLALLVHWLLARTRLGYELRAVGLNAEAAQYAGINAPFHIMFSMSAAGALAGLVAANYVLGYRHYYELGSTAGIGFLGIAVAMLANTNPLGILLSALLFGLLDYGGLTINADVPKEIFLIVQALVILFVIASQRLSDASLR, from the coding sequence ATGCAAGCTGCATTACCCAAGTGGGTAGAGTGGTCTAAACCGCTCTTAGCGATTTTCGCTGCATTTGGGCTTAGCGCTGTCTTGATTGCGCTTATCGGGCAAGACCCCATTGAGATTTATGAAAAGCTCTTTTCACGCACACTAGGCACAGGATATGGCATCGGTCAAGTGCTCTACAAGGCGACACCTCTTGTGCTGACAGGCTTAGCTGTTGCAATTCCCTACAAAGCAGGACTGTTTAACATCGGTGGCGAAGGACAAGCAATGATGGGCGCATTTTTCTGTGCATTAGTGGGTGCATCGCTTTCTCCCTCACTGCCTGCTTGGCTTGCTGTATCAATCTGTTTGGGTGTGTCGGCCCTTATCGGCAGCCTCTGGGCTGCAATAGCAGGATTCTTGCGTGCTCGCTTTGGCATCAGCGAAGTCATTGCAACGATTATGCTTAACTTTGTCGCACAAGCCATCGTGAGCTACTGGCTTAGTCAAGTTGCACTGCCCGGCACCACACGCACTGCGGATATTCCTGACGCTGCTTGGCTACCTCGTCTTTCTTTTCTTGTGGCTACGGCACGCTCACCTCTAAACGCCGCCATTTTTCTCTCCGTGCTACTGGCATTGCTGGTGCATTGGCTGCTGGCACGCACCCGACTTGGTTATGAACTGCGTGCTGTTGGCTTGAATGCCGAAGCTGCACAGTATGCGGGTATCAATGCACCGTTTCACATTATGTTTTCAATGAGTGCTGCAGGGGCGCTGGCAGGACTGGTTGCCGCAAATTATGTTTTGGGGTACCGCCACTACTATGAACTTGGCAGCACCGCCGGCATCGGGTTTCTCGGTATCGCAGTCGCAATGCTCGCCAACACTAATCCGCTTGGCATTCTGCTCTCCGCCCTGCTCTTCGGGCTATTGGACTACGGCGGGCTGACTATCAATGCAGACGTGCCCAAAGAGATTTTCCTCATTGTCCAAGCCCTCGTGATTCTTTTCGTGATTGCTTCACAGCGACTTTCTGATGCGTCGCTGCGCTAA
- a CDS encoding response regulator, which produces MLLLLEDDHVLRETLTDFLSEQYKVVAAPNGAVGVMLLERFGNAICGILTDYEMPMMNGIEFLRFARSKGFMMPALVMTGKDLSQDEMNEVLLLTGCQPLLKPIDFDTILAEVQQRLSLPSSGYSEGSSPAL; this is translated from the coding sequence ATGCTGCTCTTGCTGGAAGATGACCACGTTCTACGAGAAACCCTGACTGACTTTCTTTCGGAGCAATACAAGGTGGTTGCTGCCCCGAATGGCGCAGTCGGTGTGATGCTTCTTGAGCGTTTTGGTAACGCTATCTGCGGTATCCTCACGGATTATGAGATGCCAATGATGAATGGTATAGAGTTTTTGCGATTTGCACGCAGCAAAGGCTTCATGATGCCTGCCCTTGTGATGACAGGCAAAGATTTGAGCCAAGACGAGATGAATGAGGTATTGCTGCTAACTGGCTGCCAGCCGCTGCTCAAGCCTATTGACTTTGACACCATCTTAGCAGAAGTGCAGCAGAGGCTTTCTTTGCCTTCCTCTGGCTACAGTGAAGGGTCATCTCCCGCTCTTTGA
- the glmS gene encoding glutamine--fructose-6-phosphate transaminase (isomerizing), whose translation MCGIVGYIGYRNAAPILIEGLKRLEYRGYDSAGIALLNGKLEIHKRKGKVAELEASLPSSLLQATMGIGHTRWATHGIPNDINAHPHTSGDGTIAIIHNGIIENYAAIRAELLRKGHQFKGETDTEVLAHLIEEVQREVDCDLETAVRLALREVVGTYGLCIISTREPDKLIVARNGSPLLIGIGEGEHFVGSDASPVVGYTRKVIYLSDGEIATLTRNSCSVKTIENIELPKPIEELTISISEIEKGGYEHFMLKEIYEQPDSILNCMRGRVLSEENAIRLGGLREHLDKLRAAPRIIICACGTSWHAGLVGERLIEDLARIPVEVEYASEFRYRNPIIREGDVVIVISQSGETADTLAALREAKARGALVVGVCNVVGSTIARETHCGVYTHAGPEIGVASTKAFTAQVTVLALIALSLGHRRTLSDAEVKTFITELLQLPQKVQQILSQNELIVKIADTFKDARNFLYLGRGYNFPVALEGALKLKEISYIHAEGYPAAEMKHGPIALIDENMPVVFIATKDAIYHKVISNIEEVRSRKGRVIAIATEGDDAINHLAEFVIRVPETLDALLPILTVIPLQLLAYHIAVMRGCNVDQPRNLAKSVTVE comes from the coding sequence ATGTGCGGAATTGTCGGATACATCGGTTATCGGAATGCTGCACCGATTCTGATTGAGGGTCTTAAGCGCTTGGAGTATCGAGGCTATGACTCTGCAGGTATTGCACTGCTCAATGGTAAGCTGGAAATTCACAAGCGCAAAGGAAAGGTGGCTGAGCTGGAAGCGTCCTTGCCCAGTTCGCTGCTTCAAGCGACAATGGGCATCGGGCACACGCGCTGGGCAACACACGGCATTCCAAACGACATCAACGCACACCCACACACCAGTGGCGATGGCACAATTGCCATCATTCATAACGGCATCATTGAAAACTATGCCGCCATTCGTGCTGAGCTACTGAGAAAAGGTCATCAATTCAAGGGTGAAACAGACACTGAAGTGCTGGCACACCTTATTGAGGAAGTGCAGCGTGAAGTAGACTGCGATTTAGAGACTGCTGTGCGCTTAGCGCTCCGTGAAGTGGTCGGCACATATGGATTATGCATCATCTCCACACGCGAGCCTGACAAGCTCATTGTTGCTCGCAACGGCAGCCCACTGCTGATTGGCATTGGTGAAGGAGAGCACTTTGTCGGCTCAGATGCTTCACCCGTGGTTGGCTACACCCGCAAAGTTATCTATCTCTCCGATGGAGAAATTGCAACGCTCACGCGTAACAGCTGCAGCGTCAAGACTATAGAAAACATTGAGCTACCTAAGCCAATCGAAGAACTTACCATTAGCATCTCTGAAATTGAGAAAGGGGGCTACGAGCACTTTATGCTCAAAGAAATTTACGAGCAGCCTGATTCAATTTTGAATTGTATGCGTGGGCGCGTGCTTAGTGAAGAAAATGCCATTCGCTTAGGCGGCTTGCGAGAGCATCTCGATAAGCTGCGTGCTGCGCCTCGCATCATCATTTGTGCTTGTGGCACCAGTTGGCACGCTGGCTTAGTAGGCGAGCGATTGATTGAAGACCTTGCACGCATTCCCGTTGAGGTCGAGTATGCTTCCGAGTTTCGCTATCGTAATCCTATCATCAGAGAAGGCGATGTAGTGATTGTCATCTCGCAGTCAGGCGAAACTGCAGATACGCTGGCTGCACTGCGCGAAGCTAAAGCGCGGGGCGCGCTGGTTGTTGGCGTTTGCAATGTCGTCGGTTCTACGATTGCGCGCGAGACGCATTGCGGCGTCTATACGCACGCAGGGCCTGAAATTGGCGTCGCTTCCACCAAAGCCTTCACGGCACAAGTCACCGTGCTGGCACTGATAGCGCTCTCTTTAGGCCATCGCCGCACCCTCTCTGACGCAGAAGTGAAAACTTTCATTACGGAACTTTTGCAACTGCCGCAAAAGGTTCAGCAGATTCTTTCGCAAAATGAGCTGATTGTCAAAATTGCGGACACCTTCAAAGATGCCCGCAACTTCCTCTACTTGGGGCGCGGTTACAATTTCCCTGTGGCACTTGAAGGCGCTCTGAAGCTCAAGGAAATTTCCTATATCCATGCCGAAGGCTACCCTGCGGCTGAAATGAAGCACGGTCCAATTGCCCTCATTGACGAGAATATGCCTGTCGTGTTTATCGCTACCAAAGACGCAATCTACCATAAGGTGATCAGCAACATTGAGGAAGTGCGCAGCCGCAAAGGACGCGTGATTGCAATTGCAACAGAGGGCGATGATGCCATCAATCATCTAGCGGAATTTGTTATTCGCGTGCCCGAAACACTTGATGCTCTGCTTCCTATCCTCACTGTAATTCCGCTTCAGCTCTTAGCATATCACATTGCGGTCATGCGCGGGTGCAATGTCGATCAGCCACGCAATTTGGCAAAGTCTGTAACCGTGGAGTAA